The following are from one region of the Paenibacillus protaetiae genome:
- a CDS encoding glycosyltransferase family 2 protein, which produces MRRKKRPVRRLRKRRKAPRTNQQKALDYQMGYEDGYRQGQEAGAGSYSIYFDGTSIIIPSLNQAEKLKACMQSIAEHTDLPYEIIVVDRGSTDDTDKLLKQMTGQIRYFIMEHGDNSRAAAINRGLMMAKGTTLLIMDSCAQATEYWLDQLLYGLSGCGQAGIVGPMSNGGSGRQRKLLAVEAPDETTYSTPNLFVPSNKWAETDSLDSFCILFHRALWENTGYWDERFTAGRFAMEDYCYRVVLQGWRLLIAEDAYVVYNGDGGDGADSLESDQTEQVNRLWFQDKWSGNGPALRSDAEAANAALEGKPAGETVFYPQGIAVKGTGSSIYWIEGGKRHLIEGNWPYPVVQLSNIEIKRWQRGPSINASIMRDPRSQMEGNAACPQPGTVSYSPDGSCYYFEDGQKRKVLSRAASEAWLLYGRTHVSWVPQTMETLPDGYPIIAPASLRQSL; this is translated from the coding sequence ATGAGGCGTAAAAAACGGCCAGTCCGGCGTCTCAGGAAGAGGCGGAAAGCGCCCCGGACTAATCAACAAAAAGCATTAGACTATCAAATGGGCTATGAGGACGGCTACAGGCAGGGGCAAGAAGCGGGTGCCGGCAGCTATTCTATTTATTTTGACGGCACGAGCATCATCATTCCTTCTCTCAACCAGGCGGAGAAATTAAAAGCTTGCATGCAAAGTATAGCTGAACATACCGATCTGCCCTATGAGATTATCGTAGTGGACCGCGGTTCTACCGACGATACGGATAAACTGCTCAAGCAAATGACCGGGCAAATCCGTTATTTCATCATGGAGCATGGGGATAACAGCCGCGCGGCAGCTATTAATAGAGGACTAATGATGGCCAAAGGCACAACGCTGCTTATTATGGACAGCTGTGCGCAAGCAACGGAGTATTGGCTGGACCAGCTGCTTTACGGATTAAGCGGCTGCGGGCAGGCGGGCATAGTTGGGCCTATGTCGAACGGAGGCAGCGGGCGGCAGCGGAAACTTCTTGCTGTTGAAGCGCCGGATGAAACCACCTACTCTACGCCAAACCTGTTTGTTCCAAGCAATAAATGGGCGGAAACAGACAGTTTGGACAGCTTTTGCATTCTTTTTCATAGAGCGCTTTGGGAAAATACGGGATATTGGGATGAGAGATTTACAGCTGGCCGGTTCGCGATGGAAGATTATTGTTACCGTGTTGTTTTGCAGGGCTGGCGCCTGCTTATCGCCGAGGATGCTTACGTTGTGTACAACGGGGACGGGGGCGATGGCGCTGATAGCCTGGAATCCGATCAAACGGAGCAGGTAAACCGGCTTTGGTTCCAGGACAAGTGGAGCGGGAACGGTCCGGCTCTCCGAAGCGATGCTGAAGCTGCCAATGCGGCGCTGGAGGGCAAACCGGCCGGAGAAACGGTTTTTTATCCGCAAGGCATTGCTGTAAAAGGAACCGGTTCTTCCATCTACTGGATTGAGGGCGGCAAACGGCATCTCATCGAAGGTAACTGGCCGTATCCGGTGGTACAGCTTTCGAACATAGAGATTAAACGCTGGCAGCGCGGCCCTTCCATCAACGCCTCCATCATGCGGGATCCGCGGAGCCAAATGGAGGGGAACGCCGCCTGCCCGCAGCCGGGAACGGTCAGTTACAGCCCGGACGGCAGCTGTTATTATTTCGAGGACGGCCAAAAAAGAAAAGTGCTGTCGCGGGCAGCATCGGAAGCCTGGCTCTTGTATGGGAGAACGCATGTGTCCTGGGTGCCGCAAACGATGGAGACGCTGCCGGACGGCTATCCGATTATTGCGCCGGCGTCACTGCGCCAATCGTTATAA